A section of the Polynucleobacter sp. AP-Jannik-300A-C4 genome encodes:
- a CDS encoding flagellar basal body rod C-terminal domain-containing protein, which translates to MGIYSLTDSAMAGLNIAQAGILTTSQNVAGTSVEGYSRRNANVIMDSLAPNSLMLNGSSFAVEGFTRHYSSLIGSQLLIQQSKSSYSDTLVQYTNSVDSLVADKSTGLNTAISNFFNAMGAYAADPTNKAMAGAITGTAKEVAQRMTGMSTLVNQIQSDARTALTDTVAQVNTILPALADINQKIVDGNSPGVSAPSADLLDERDRLLSSLQQLVGGQSLINSDGTATQLVAGMPLVERAIANKVTINADQEHVALTFNLQNGPTKGVLTTVQTLDGGQAGALLELSNNFVPTVQKRLDTIAMGLVKVANSAAQTSSGLATNLAIFGFKVADKTYSSLATNDLSGNLPTIENENDLLDLYSSLGNAISSNSAVKVGNLVGTYTSISSLTAGSNTLAGDYTLTKVGTNQLNISDSSGKNQTVSLITSVSGGLQTVDFNQLGITLQLENFSPALSAVSSSSVVKDGATVGAQTISNMEVENNVQSGTYTFSYSGSQVTLTSSNGGSQTLTLVDGTSAGQTLNFTQMGISFSMADTGSPVETAATIAATLNAKTITLVNAEDSQATIATALDGLRVKVSGMSNPLVNYGFSAANFISLAPTNFASYYNGNTPLITSEKANATQQMSAVFGSSISNLVNEVGVQVATWKNGQKADSVVLANLKAQRDSVSGVNLDEEAANLLKYQQLYTASTKVLQAGNQMFSTLLSIMN; encoded by the coding sequence ATGGGAATCTATTCCTTAACCGATTCAGCAATGGCTGGCTTGAATATTGCTCAAGCGGGAATATTGACGACTTCACAAAACGTAGCCGGTACTAGCGTTGAGGGGTACTCACGTCGTAATGCCAATGTCATCATGGATTCACTGGCGCCAAATTCATTGATGCTGAATGGATCCAGCTTTGCGGTTGAGGGCTTTACACGCCACTACTCATCCCTTATTGGTTCCCAACTCTTAATTCAGCAATCTAAATCAAGCTACTCAGATACATTAGTTCAGTACACCAATTCAGTCGACAGTTTAGTTGCCGATAAATCAACCGGCTTAAATACTGCTATTAGTAATTTCTTTAATGCGATGGGTGCTTACGCGGCAGACCCAACCAATAAAGCGATGGCCGGTGCCATTACAGGTACTGCAAAAGAAGTAGCTCAGCGTATGACCGGCATGAGTACTTTAGTGAATCAGATTCAGAGTGATGCACGAACTGCGCTGACAGATACTGTTGCCCAAGTAAATACAATCCTACCGGCACTAGCAGATATTAATCAAAAAATTGTCGATGGCAATAGCCCTGGCGTTAGTGCACCTTCAGCAGATCTATTGGATGAGCGCGATCGTTTATTGAGTAGCCTACAGCAATTGGTTGGCGGTCAAAGCCTAATCAACTCTGATGGCACAGCCACACAGTTAGTAGCTGGCATGCCACTGGTTGAAAGAGCGATTGCAAACAAGGTCACTATCAATGCGGACCAGGAGCATGTTGCTTTAACTTTTAATTTACAAAATGGCCCAACTAAAGGCGTGCTCACTACCGTTCAAACTTTGGATGGTGGTCAGGCTGGTGCCTTGCTCGAATTAAGCAATAATTTTGTCCCTACAGTTCAAAAACGTCTTGATACGATTGCCATGGGATTGGTTAAAGTAGCTAACAGTGCTGCTCAAACTAGCTCAGGCTTAGCAACTAATTTAGCAATCTTTGGATTTAAAGTTGCAGATAAAACCTATTCAAGTTTGGCGACCAATGATTTATCTGGGAATTTGCCAACCATTGAAAACGAAAATGATTTGTTGGATCTGTATAGCAGTTTAGGTAATGCGATATCTTCCAATAGCGCAGTTAAAGTTGGGAACCTAGTTGGTACCTATACAAGCATCAGCTCTTTGACAGCGGGCTCAAATACCTTGGCTGGTGATTACACATTAACCAAGGTAGGCACAAATCAGCTCAATATTTCCGATAGCTCTGGTAAGAATCAAACGGTCTCTTTGATCACCAGTGTCTCCGGTGGCCTTCAGACAGTTGACTTTAATCAATTAGGCATCACATTGCAGTTGGAAAATTTCAGTCCAGCATTAAGCGCAGTTAGCTCTAGCAGTGTCGTTAAAGATGGGGCTACAGTTGGAGCGCAAACAATTTCCAATATGGAAGTAGAAAATAATGTTCAGTCTGGAACTTACACATTTAGTTACAGTGGGAGTCAGGTTACGTTGACCAGTAGCAATGGCGGTAGTCAAACACTGACGCTGGTTGATGGTACTTCTGCTGGTCAAACTTTAAACTTCACTCAAATGGGAATCTCATTTTCCATGGCGGATACAGGTAGTCCTGTTGAAACAGCAGCAACTATTGCGGCAACACTGAATGCCAAAACAATTACGTTGGTAAACGCTGAGGACTCACAGGCTACTATTGCTACAGCTTTAGATGGCCTGAGAGTGAAGGTCAGCGGCATGAGCAATCCTTTGGTGAATTATGGTTTTAGCGCTGCTAACTTTATCTCTCTAGCGCCTACTAATTTTGCTAGTTACTACAATGGTAATACGCCACTCATTACTTCTGAGAAGGCGAATGCCACTCAACAGATGAGTGCCGTATTTGGCAGCTCAATCTCCAACTTAGTAAACGAAGTCGGCGTTCAAGTTGCAACCTGGAAGAATGGGCAAAAAGCTGATTCAGTTGTCCTAGCCAATCTAAAGGCGCAAAGAGATTCTGTATCCGGTGTGAACTTGGATGAAGAGGCTGCCAATTTATTGAAATACCAGCAGCTTTACACCGCCTCAACGAAAGTGCTACAGGCAGGCAATCAAATGTTCTCAACCCTTTTATCCATCATGAACTAA
- a CDS encoding flagellin: MTVRFSSNQVLDSGVQGMDNALADAMTWNRKVTTGKQYAQASDNAYAVSRGVRLDFDISRLDMFKANQNFVASSHANAQTQMDSLVNEMNSLKQLFVQSQSGALNPTNYKALKVQAEQILIAMKQQMTAEDATGNPIFGNTVNQVQIEPNVMVESGVKFTDAFGSGGDLTYPENSEMYLNIQKFVTYLDEKGQNTGLTTQTADQVSAGLNTSFDQLTMAEQRSGGIAAQVDNAKSAMSAFGVQMAAAQSALLDTDMAAATASYTRAQTLLNAAQAMFARLQQSNLFSKL; this comes from the coding sequence ATGACAGTTCGATTTAGTTCAAATCAAGTTTTAGATTCTGGTGTTCAGGGAATGGACAATGCTTTAGCTGATGCTATGACCTGGAATAGGAAGGTAACAACTGGTAAGCAGTATGCTCAGGCATCAGACAACGCTTATGCAGTTTCTAGAGGTGTGCGCTTAGATTTTGATATTTCACGTCTAGATATGTTCAAGGCTAATCAAAACTTTGTAGCTAGCTCTCATGCCAATGCTCAAACGCAAATGGATAGCCTAGTGAATGAAATGAATAGCCTAAAGCAGCTATTTGTTCAGTCACAGAGCGGCGCTTTAAATCCAACGAATTACAAGGCCTTAAAAGTCCAGGCCGAGCAGATTTTGATTGCCATGAAACAGCAAATGACAGCTGAAGATGCTACTGGCAACCCGATTTTTGGGAATACCGTGAATCAAGTCCAGATTGAGCCTAATGTCATGGTTGAGTCTGGGGTCAAATTTACCGATGCATTTGGATCTGGCGGGGATTTGACCTACCCAGAAAATAGTGAGATGTACCTCAATATTCAGAAATTTGTCACTTATTTGGACGAAAAAGGCCAAAATACGGGCTTAACGACTCAAACTGCAGATCAGGTATCCGCGGGTCTAAATACCTCTTTTGATCAGTTAACAATGGCAGAGCAGCGTAGCGGTGGGATAGCTGCCCAGGTCGACAATGCCAAATCAGCCATGTCGGCATTTGGGGTTCAAATGGCGGCCGCTCAGTCCGCACTTTTAGATACTGACATGGCAGCAGCCACTGCGTCTTATACTAGAGCCCAAACCTTGTTAAACGCTGCCCAGGCAATGTTTGCTAGACTGCAACAAAGTAACTTATTTTCAAAACTATAA
- the motA gene encoding flagellar motor stator protein MotA, translated as MNIPIGWIIAMACALGGYALHGGHIMVLWQPTEVLTIVGAAVGTMIAANTPTNLKKMFSALGRAFKNAKNVKQKSLDLLCLMFEILQKIKRDGLMSLEGDIEEPESSPLFEKYPEIMKDHHLVDFITDYLRMMLGGSLDVIQIESLMEQELEVHHHEAHIPVNAVTNVGDGLPAFGIVAAVMGVVHTMGSIGLPPAELGKLIGAALVGTFLGILLAYAFVSPVAKVLEQKAEADGRAYMAIKAILIASLNNFPPAAAVEFGRKVLFSYQRPSFAELDEGTKAVKGK; from the coding sequence ATGAATATCCCAATTGGGTGGATTATTGCGATGGCTTGTGCCTTGGGGGGATATGCCCTCCATGGCGGTCATATTATGGTTCTGTGGCAACCAACAGAGGTTCTGACTATTGTTGGTGCGGCTGTAGGAACGATGATTGCCGCAAACACCCCAACCAATCTGAAGAAAATGTTCTCAGCCTTGGGACGTGCTTTTAAGAACGCAAAGAATGTAAAGCAAAAGTCTTTAGATCTCTTGTGCTTGATGTTTGAGATTTTGCAAAAAATCAAGCGTGATGGATTGATGTCATTAGAGGGAGATATCGAGGAGCCGGAATCAAGCCCACTCTTTGAGAAATATCCCGAGATAATGAAAGATCATCACCTAGTTGATTTTATTACTGACTACTTACGAATGATGCTGGGCGGATCACTGGATGTGATCCAGATCGAAAGCTTGATGGAGCAAGAGCTTGAGGTGCACCATCATGAGGCTCACATACCAGTTAATGCAGTGACTAACGTAGGCGATGGCTTACCAGCGTTCGGTATTGTGGCGGCGGTTATGGGTGTTGTGCACACCATGGGCTCAATTGGTTTGCCTCCTGCTGAGTTAGGAAAGCTGATTGGTGCAGCTCTGGTGGGAACCTTCTTAGGTATTTTGTTGGCCTATGCATTCGTTTCGCCAGTAGCAAAAGTGCTAGAGCAAAAAGCAGAAGCCGATGGCCGTGCCTACATGGCTATCAAAGCAATTCTGATTGCCAGTTTGAATAATTTCCCTCCTGCAGCAGCTGTGGAGTTTGGCCGTAAAGTACTCTTTAGCTACCAGCGTCCATCGTTTGCTGAGCTTGATGAGGGTACCAAAGCAGTTAAAGGAAAATAA
- the motB gene encoding flagellar motor protein MotB, protein MAKNDAPIIVIKRVKKGGHGHHGGAWKIAYADFVTAMMAFFLLMWVLGSTTAGDLAGISSYFQNPMRVSLSGGQGSGDATRIIKGGGDNITKTVGEESRADADTEQRRISDSSVTDVENARKDKTKNELVKEDIQKKIDADPELKNSKGQVFMDINAEGLRIQVVDEKGKPLFSSGGSVPSVSARRLLRIIGKSLKETPNPIRIEGHTDAVKYGNGETGYTNWELSTERANVARRELIAGGLDSNQVVQVIGFANTVPLNPEDLADPLNRRISITVLNKKPKQETKPVVRPVEKVPDSLPKGAQEIPPNLRAPAQFLSKDAAPKSPPMEIPLKVTPSSDKTAR, encoded by the coding sequence ATGGCTAAGAACGACGCGCCGATTATTGTCATCAAGCGCGTTAAGAAGGGCGGTCACGGACATCACGGTGGCGCTTGGAAAATTGCTTACGCTGACTTCGTAACGGCCATGATGGCCTTCTTCCTGTTGATGTGGGTCTTGGGGTCCACAACAGCAGGAGATCTCGCTGGTATTTCCTCTTATTTTCAAAATCCAATGAGGGTATCGCTATCTGGTGGCCAAGGCTCTGGCGATGCTACGCGGATCATCAAGGGTGGTGGCGACAATATTACGAAAACAGTAGGTGAAGAGTCTCGTGCAGACGCCGATACTGAACAGCGTCGCATTAGTGATTCTTCTGTTACGGATGTTGAAAATGCCCGTAAAGATAAGACTAAGAATGAGCTTGTCAAAGAAGATATCCAGAAGAAAATTGATGCTGACCCAGAGTTAAAGAATTCCAAAGGTCAGGTATTTATGGATATCAATGCTGAAGGCTTGCGTATCCAGGTAGTAGATGAAAAAGGTAAGCCTTTATTTAGTAGTGGTGGTTCTGTTCCTAGCGTATCTGCAAGAAGGTTATTGCGCATCATTGGAAAATCCTTAAAAGAAACCCCTAATCCAATCCGTATTGAAGGTCATACCGACGCAGTTAAATACGGTAACGGTGAAACGGGTTACACAAACTGGGAGCTTTCTACAGAGCGTGCCAACGTTGCTCGTCGAGAGTTGATCGCTGGTGGTTTAGATTCCAATCAGGTTGTTCAAGTGATTGGCTTTGCCAATACAGTGCCACTGAATCCCGAAGATCTGGCTGACCCATTGAACCGTCGGATTTCAATCACGGTATTAAATAAGAAGCCTAAACAAGAAACCAAGCCAGTTGTAAGGCCGGTTGAAAAAGTTCCTGATAGCTTGCCAAAGGGAGCTCAAGAGATCCCGCCAAATTTGCGTGCTCCTGCCCAATTCCTGTCGAAAGACGCCGCTCCAAAATCCCCTCCAATGGAGATACCTCTTAAGGTAACCCCGTCTTCGGATAAGACAGCGAGGTAA